One window of the Benincasa hispida cultivar B227 chromosome 3, ASM972705v1, whole genome shotgun sequence genome contains the following:
- the LOC120073846 gene encoding casein kinase II subunit alpha-like, which produces MAIRPLNFKVSPNYQTPLLSSLFSPPLLSAFSLPQSPPSIFFFLRRIASSATSLSRSQHHHLPPQPPHRTSPLLRSLSPQETLAQKIGKSIRRPGAPSKARVYADVNVIRPKEYWDYESLTVQWGDQDNYEVVRKVGRGKYSEVFEGVHCTDNEKCVIKILKPVKKKKIKREIKILQNLCGGINIVKLLDIVRDQQSKTPSLIFEHVNNIDFKVLYPTLSDFDIRYYIYELLKALDYCHSQGIMHRDVKPHNVMIDHEQRKLRLIDWGLAEFYHPGKEYNVRVASRYFKGPELLVDLQDYDYSLDLWSLGCMFAGMIFRKEPFFYGHDNYDQLVKIAKVLGTDELNTYLSKYRIELDPHLSALVGRHSRKPWTKFINVDNQHLAVPEAVDFVDKLLRYDHQERLTAKEAMAHPYFFPIRNAESSRTRNQ; this is translated from the exons ATGGCCATAAGGCCGCTCAATTTCAAAGTTTCTCCCAATTACCAGACccctcttctctcttctctcttctctcctCCTCTCTTATCCGCTTTCTCTCTTCCCCAATCTCCgccttcaatcttcttcttcctccgtCGGATTGCTTCCTCCGCCACCTCCCTTTCTCGTTCCCAACACCACCACCTCCCGCCTCAACCGCCCCACAGAACCAGCCCCCTTCTTCGTTCATTATCCCCGCAAGAAACCCTGGCGCAGAAGATCGGCAAATCGATTCGCCGCCCTGGCGCTCCCTCCAAGGCTAGGGTTTATGCCGATGTTAACGTGATCCGACCTAAGGAGTACTGGGACTATGAGTCCCTCACCGTACAGTGGGg GGACCAAGATAATTATGAGGTCGTGAGGAAGGTGGGAAGAGGGAAATACAGCGAGGTGTTCGAGGGTGTTCACTGCACTGACAATGAAAAATGTGTCATTAAGATTCTTAAACccgtgaagaagaaaaag ATTAAGAGGGAGATAAAAATACTGCAGAATCTTTGTGGAGGGATAAATATCGTGAAGTTGCTTGATATTGTTCGAGACCAGCAATCAAAGACACCAAGTCTTATATTTGAGCATGTGAACAATATTGATTTTAAAGTTCTTTATCCAACACTTTCAGACTTTGATATTCGCTACTATATATATGAACTTCTAAAG GCTTTGGATTATTGCCACTCCCAAGGAATTATGCACCGAGATGTCAAACCTCATAATGTGATGATTGATCATGAGCAACGTAAACTTCGTCTTATAGATTGGGGCCTTGCTGAGTTTTACCATCCTGGGAAAGAGTATAATGTTCGTGTTGCTTCAAG ATATTTCAAAGGTCCAGAACTTCTTGTTGATTTACAAGATTATGACTACTCTTTGGACTTGTGGAGTCTTGGCTGCATGTTTGCTGGAATG ATTTTCCGTAAGGAGCCGTTCTTCTATGGACATGATAATTATGACCAGCTGGTCAAAATAGCTAAG GTGTTGGGGACAGATGAATTGAACACTTATTTGAGTAAATATCGAATAGAATTAGACCCACATCTTTCGGCTCTTGTTGGGAG GCATAGTCGAAAACCTTGGACCAAGTTCATTAATGTTGACAATCAGCATTTGGCAGTCCCTGAG GCTGTTGACTTCGTTGATAAATTGTTGCGCTATGACCATCAAGAAAGACTGACTGCTAAAGAGGCAATG